In Stomoxys calcitrans chromosome 2, idStoCalc2.1, whole genome shotgun sequence, the following proteins share a genomic window:
- the LOC131994837 gene encoding uncharacterized protein LOC131994837: MINVECCVTTTLECDEIIVVSVVLFFPRKNKSKKLYLFSYKKGKRFHIVIIILKIIYLIKFKIIVIKMREFVCNICEKTYEHNQSLNRHLRLQHSIECVKCNQNFSTYPELLKHMKSMDHNEKKEEKTVYCENCNLAIPKNQWKNHISTNTHIDKCVKWLDKDVSCFGSSFQNRIESYKIKNSEINNLIPENFFKSIQEKVINIIQKALQKHESIKYNCTLHCNYILMKEKAEDEISLFTHHTKMLVLSPSSTLEEILNHYIENCNEIIKKMSEFQERDSGWTLIEIKHLEININKYTCLRGSQYINLPPKIRNKKACINVQNNDVYCFKWAIISALNPLPKEKKPHKCSNYKVTDIKAHIITLENNIILNFENMEFPLTINKIRVFELQNPDIKAEKSTHINLLLIEEDDKFHYIWIKNISRLLRSSITKNKNRIHFCNTCLTHVSSSSRLEKHKRECKKMVTTMPSDKDKILKFKNFKHKLDIPFSILGTL, translated from the exons ATGATTAATGTTGAATGTTGTGTGACCACCACACTGGAGTGTGATGAAATAATTGTGGTCAGTGTAGTTCTATTTTTTCCCAGGAAGAACAagagtaaaaaattatatttgttttcGTATAAAAAGGGCAAACGGTTTCATATTGTAATCATTAtattaaaaatcatttatttaatcaaattcaaaattattgTTATAAAAATGAGAGAATTTGTATGTAATATTTGTGAGAAAACTTACGAACATAATCAATCTTTGAATCGTCATTTGCGTTTACAACATTCAATTGAGTGTGTGAAATGTAATCAGAATTTTAGTACTTATCCAGAGCTTTTAAAGCATATGAAGTCAATGGAccacaatgaaaaaaaagaggaaaaaacggtatactgtgaaaattgcaatttAGCTATTCCAAAAAATCAGTGGAAGAATCATATCAGCACTAACACACACATCGATAAGTGTGTAAAATGGTTAGATAAGGATGTGTCTTGCTTTGGATCTAGCTTTCAAAATCGAATAGaaagttataaaataaaaaatagtgagatcaataacttgatacccgaaaactttttcaaatcaaTTCAAGAAAAAGTAATCAATATAATTCAAAAGGCGTTGCAAAAGCATGAATCTATTAAATATAATTGTACACTACATTGTAattatattttgatgaaagagaAAGCGGAAGATGAAATTAGTTTATTTACACATCACACAAAAATGTTGGTACTATCTCCCTCAAGTACActggaagaaattttaaatcattatattgaaaattgtaatgaaataattaaaaaaatgagtgAATTCCAAGAACGAGATAGTGGATGGACTTTAATCGAAATAAAACATCTAGAGATCAACATCAACAAATATACATGTTTGAGAGGATCTCAATACATAAATCTTCCTCCCAAAATAAGGAATAAAAAGGCTTGCATCAATGTGCAAAACAATGATGTCTATTGTTTTAAATGGGCAATAATATCAGCATTAAATCCACTTCCAAAGGAAAAGAAACCACATAAATGTAGCAACTACAAAGTAACGGACATTAAGGCACACATTATAACATtggaaaataatataatattaaattttgaaaacatggaATTTCCCCTTACCATAAATAAAATCAGAGTCTTTGAGTTGCAGAATCCTGATATAA AAGCTGAGAAATCAACTCACATCAATCTTCTCCTAATAGAAGAGGATGATAAATTTCATTACAtctggataaaaaatatatcaag attgTTGCGAAGTTCTAtaacaaagaataaaaatagGATTCATTTTTGTAACACCTGCTTAACTCATGTTTCTTCAAGTAGTAGACTAGAGAAACACAAACGTGAGTGTAAAAAGATGGTGACAACAATGCCATCAGATAAAGATAAAATActtaaatttaagaattttaaacataaattaGATATTCCATTCTCAATTTTGGGGacactataa